The window ACTCGCCCTGCACCTGGACGGCTTCGCCGTGGCCGTCGCCGTGCTGGTCGCCGCCGTCGCGACCTGCGTGCAGATCTACTCGACCGGCTACCTGCGCGAGGACCCGCGCTACCCGTCGTACGCCGCGCTCGTCTCGCTCTTCACCTCCGCGATGCTCCTCGTCGTCTACTCCGGCGACCTGATCGTGCTGTTGGTCGGCTGGGAAGTCATGGGCATCTGCTCGTACTTCCTGGTCGGCCACTACTGGGAGACCCCCGAGGCCCGCTCGGCCTCGCTCAAGGCGTTCCTCGTCACCAAGCTCGGCGACGTCCCCTTCCTGATCGGCCTCTTCGCGCTCGCCGCCGACACCGGGTCCTTCCGGATCACCCGCATCCTCGACGCGGTCGGCAGTGGTGGCCTGGACCACCCGACCCTCATCGCCCTGCTGCTCCTCGCCGGAGTCGCGGGCAAGTCGGCCCAGTTCCCCCTCCACATCTGGCTGCCCGACGCGATGGCCGGACCCACGCCCGTCTCCGCGCTGATCCACGCCGCGACGATGGTCGCGGCCGGCGTCTACTTCGTCGCCCGCCTCCTCCCGGTCTTCGCGGCCTCCGCCGCCGCCCTCGTGGTCCTCGCGGTGATGGCCGCCCTCACCATGGCCGGATCGGCCCTCGCCGCCCTGGCCCAGGACGACATCAAACGCGTCCTCGCCTACTCGACCATCGGCCAGCTCGGCTACATGACGGCCGCCCTGGCCGTCGCCGACCGGTCCGCCGCCGTCTTCCACCTCCTGACCCACGGCGCCTTCAAGGCGCTCCTCTTCCTCGCCGCCGGCGTCCTCATCCACGCCGCCGGGACCAACTCGCTGACCGCCATGGCCCGCACCGGCGCCCTGCGGACCCGCGCCGCCGACGCGTACTGGACGATGACCGTCGCCCTGCTCGCCCTCGTCGCGCTGCCTCCCTTCAGCGGCTTCTTCTCCAAGGAGGCCGTCCTCGGCGCCGCCGAACGCGCCGCCGCCGGCCACACGGAGGCAGCCCCCGCCGTCGCGGGCTGGATCGTCCTCACCGCAGGTCTCGCGACCGCCGTCCTCACCGCCGCCTACGCCACCCGGCTGTGGCTGCGCGCCTTCCACGGCCACGGCGCCGAACGCCCCGTCGACCGCTCGCAGCCCCTCGTCATGAACGTCGTCCTCTGGGTCCTCGCCGCACCCTCCCTCGCCCTCGGCCTCGCCTACGGCCTCCTCGGCGACTGGTTCGGCGGAGCCTCGCTCGCGCCCACCCTCACCACCTCCGTCCTCGCCACCGGGCTCGCCCTCGTCGGCGGCCTCGTCACCTACGGCACCTGGCGCCACACCACCGCGATGGCCGCCGCCAGGCCGCGCGGCCCCCTGGAGCCCCAGGCGGAGTCCGAGGCGGAGATGGCGGCCGAGGCCCTCACCGGGCACGCCCCCGCCGGCGGGGACCTCGCCGAACGCCCCGACCCGGCCGACCCGGGCCGCCTCCTGCTGGGTCCGCTCCACCCGCACGCCGCCGCCGGCTTCCACCTCGACGCCGCGGCCCGGGCCCTCTTCGTCCGCCCGACCCAGGCCGCCGCCAGGCTCGCCGCCTTCCTCGACCGCGAGGTCGTCGACACGTACGTACGCGCCGGCGCCGCCGTGCCCAGGCTGCTCGGGACGATCGTCCGCAAGAGCCAGACCGGCAACGTGCAGACCTACCTCACCGTGCTCTTCGCCGGTGCTCTCGTCCTGGCGGTAGCCGCCGTCCTCGTCACCGCCGCCGGAGCGTGAGAGCCGTGCCCGACATCAGAGAACCCGTGCTCCAACTGCTCCTCGCCGCAGCCCTCGCCGGACCCCTCGTCGGCGCCCTCACCGCCCTGCTGCCCGCTCCGCCCGGCCTCAAGGGGAAGAACCCCGACCAGGCCGTGCTGCGCCACGGCGTCGTCGTCACCGGCGCGGTCCTGCTGCTCACCCTGGCCCTCGCCGCCGGGTTCGACCACAGCAGGCCCTCGGTGATGCAGGCCGACACCGACATCAGCTGGATCCCCGCCCTCGACGTCCGCCTCCACCTGGGCGTCGACGGCATCTCCCTGCCCTTGCTCGTCCTCACCGCGCTCCTCACCTTCCTCTGCGCGCTCTACAGCTACTTCCGGCCCCCCACCGGGGCCTCGCCGAAGGCGTTCGTCGCGCTGCTGCTCCTGCTGGAGACCGGCACGCTCGCCACCTTCGCCGTCCTCGATCTGATCCTGTTCTTCCTGGCCTTCGAGACGGTCCTCATCCCCATGTACTTCCTCATCGCCCGCTGGGGCGGCGCCGCCCGCGAACAGGCGGCGGGGAAGTTCATCGTCTACACCCTCCTCGGCTCCGTGATCATGCTGCTCGGCCTGCTCCTCATCGGGCTGAAGGCAGGCACGTTCGACATGGTGACGCTCGCCGCGGACGGCGGGTCGTCACTCTCCGTAACTGTACAGGTTCTCGCCGTCATCGCGGTAGGTCTCGGCCTCGCCGTCAAATCCCCGATGTGGCCGCTGCACAGCTGGCTGCCCGACGCGCACACCGCCGCGCCCACGGTCGGCTCGGTCCTGCTCGCCGGTGTCCTGCTGAAGATGGGCACCTACGGCTTCGTCCGCATCCTGCTGCCCGCGACCCCCGACGGGCTCCACGCCTTCGCCCCCTACCTCGGGGCCCTCGCCGCCGTCGGCATCGTCCACGGCTCGCTGGTCTGCCTCTCCCTGGTCCGCGAGGGCGGCAAGGGCGACCTCAAGCGCCTCATCGCCTACTCCTCCGTCGGCCACATGGGCTTCGTGCTGCTCGGCATCGCCACCATGACGCCCACCGGCGTCAACGGCGCCCTCTTCGCCAACATCGCGCACGGCCTCATCACCGGCCTGCTCTTCTTCCTCGTCGGCGCCGTCAAGGACCGCACCGGTTCCACCGGCGTCGACGCCCTCGCCGGAGTCGCCGGAGCCGCCCTCTACGGCCGGGCCCCGCGCCTCGGCGCCCTCCTCGCCTTCGCCGCCGTCGCCTCGCTCGGACTGCCGGGCCTCGCCGGCTTCTGGGGCGAGATGCTCGCCATGTTCGGCGCCTTCCAGCCCGCCGCCGGACTCAGCCGCGCCGCCTTCCTCGTCTACCTCGCCCTCGCCGGACTCGGCACCCTGCTCACCGCCGCGTACCTGCTCCTGGTGGTCCGCCGGGTCTGCATGGGCGCCGTCCCCGAGGGGGCCCCGCCGCTCGCCGACGTCCGGGGGCACGAAGCCGCCACCTGGACCCCGCTCGTCGCCCTGACCGTCCTCGCCGGAGTCTGGCCCGCAGTCCTGCTCGGCCTCACCGACCCCGCCGTGCAGAAGCTTCTCGCAGGAGGCGCCTCATGACCGCGCCGGCCATGGCCGCCCTCGCCCAGCCCGCGCTCGCCGCCCAGGCGCAGCCCGTGGACTGGCTCGCGATCGCCCCGCCCACGCTGACGGCCGTCCTCGCCCTGGTCGTCCTCGTCGCCGACCTGTTCCTGCCCGAGCACCGCAGACCACTCCTCGGAGTGATCACGCTCGGCGGACTCGCCGCCGCCCTGCTCAGCCTGCTGCCCCTCGTCGGCGAGGACCGCGCCACCTTCTGCGTCGCCGCCGAGGCGGGCGGCGCGTGCAGCTACACCGCGGACGGCTTCACCCTCGTGGTCCAGTTCCTGGTCCTCGGTGGCGCGCTGCTCACCGCCCTGCTCTCGCTCGCCACCGTCCGCGACGACCGGCTGCCCGCGGGCGAGTACTGGTTCCTGCTGCTGGCCTCCGCCGCCGGCGCCGCTCTGCTGCCCGCCTCCCGCGACCTCGCCACCCTCGTCATCGCCCTCGAAGTCGCCTCCCTGCCCGCCTTCGCCCTGGTCGGACTGCGCCGCGGCGAGCGCCGCTCCGCCGAGGCCGCCCTCAAGTTCTTCCTCTCCTCGGTCGCCGCCACCGCCGTCACCCTCCTCGGCGTCAGCTTCGTCTACGCCACCACCGGCACCCTCCACCTCACCGAGATCGCCGCCCGCCTGCCCGGCGCCGACCCCCGCCTGCACACCCTGGCCCAGGCCGGCGTCGTCCTCACCCTCGTCGGCTTCGCCTTCAAGGCCGCCGCCGCGCCCTTCCACTTCTGGGTCCCCGACACGTACACCGGCGCCCCCGTGCCCGTCGCCGGACACCTCTCCGTGGTCGGCAAGACCGCCGGGCTGACCGGCATCGTCCTGGTGACCACTCGCGCCTTCCCCTCCCACGGTGACGTGTGGGGGCCCCTCCTGGCCGTCCTCGCCGCCGTCACCATGACCGCGGGCAACGTCGCCGCCCTGCGCCAGCGACCCGGCCGCCGCCACAGCGCCGTACGCCTGCTCGCGTGGTCCTCCGTCGGCCAGGCCGGCTACCTCCTCGTCCCGCTCGCCGCCGCCGCGTACACCGGCAGCCCCGACGAGGCCGTCGGCGCCACCCTCGCGTACGCCCTCATGTACGCCGCCGTGAACCTCGGCGCCTTCGCCGTCGTCGCCGTCGTCACCCGTTCCCGCCCGGCCGGGCGCCTCACCGACCACCGCGCCCTGTACGCCACCCACCCGGCCCACGCCCTCGCCCTCGGCTTCTTCCTGCTCTGCCTGGCCGGGCTGCCGCCTGGGGTCATCGGCCTCTTCGCCAAGGTGGCGGTCTTCTCGGCCGCCGTCGACGCCGGCCTCGGCTGGCTCGCCGTCGTGATGGCCGCCAACGTGGTCGTCGCCCTCGTCTACTACCTGCGCTGGACGGCCCTGCTCTTCCGCCCCGCCGCCGACGGGGCCGCCCTGCCGCGGGCCGTCCCTCGCACGCTGACCGCGACCGTCGCCCTCGCGGCCCTCATCGGCGTGGCCCT is drawn from Streptomyces diastaticus subsp. diastaticus and contains these coding sequences:
- a CDS encoding complex I subunit 4 family protein, giving the protein MPDIREPVLQLLLAAALAGPLVGALTALLPAPPGLKGKNPDQAVLRHGVVVTGAVLLLTLALAAGFDHSRPSVMQADTDISWIPALDVRLHLGVDGISLPLLVLTALLTFLCALYSYFRPPTGASPKAFVALLLLLETGTLATFAVLDLILFFLAFETVLIPMYFLIARWGGAAREQAAGKFIVYTLLGSVIMLLGLLLIGLKAGTFDMVTLAADGGSSLSVTVQVLAVIAVGLGLAVKSPMWPLHSWLPDAHTAAPTVGSVLLAGVLLKMGTYGFVRILLPATPDGLHAFAPYLGALAAVGIVHGSLVCLSLVREGGKGDLKRLIAYSSVGHMGFVLLGIATMTPTGVNGALFANIAHGLITGLLFFLVGAVKDRTGSTGVDALAGVAGAALYGRAPRLGALLAFAAVASLGLPGLAGFWGEMLAMFGAFQPAAGLSRAAFLVYLALAGLGTLLTAAYLLLVVRRVCMGAVPEGAPPLADVRGHEAATWTPLVALTVLAGVWPAVLLGLTDPAVQKLLAGGAS
- a CDS encoding NADH-quinone oxidoreductase subunit 5 family protein; amino-acid sequence: MTTTTLAILVPVLPLLGALAGLGLGRVAPGFVRPLAVLPPLAATVLAALVATRQHGGPALNAATELTPTGSVPVELALHLDGFAVAVAVLVAAVATCVQIYSTGYLREDPRYPSYAALVSLFTSAMLLVVYSGDLIVLLVGWEVMGICSYFLVGHYWETPEARSASLKAFLVTKLGDVPFLIGLFALAADTGSFRITRILDAVGSGGLDHPTLIALLLLAGVAGKSAQFPLHIWLPDAMAGPTPVSALIHAATMVAAGVYFVARLLPVFAASAAALVVLAVMAALTMAGSALAALAQDDIKRVLAYSTIGQLGYMTAALAVADRSAAVFHLLTHGAFKALLFLAAGVLIHAAGTNSLTAMARTGALRTRAADAYWTMTVALLALVALPPFSGFFSKEAVLGAAERAAAGHTEAAPAVAGWIVLTAGLATAVLTAAYATRLWLRAFHGHGAERPVDRSQPLVMNVVLWVLAAPSLALGLAYGLLGDWFGGASLAPTLTTSVLATGLALVGGLVTYGTWRHTTAMAAARPRGPLEPQAESEAEMAAEALTGHAPAGGDLAERPDPADPGRLLLGPLHPHAAAGFHLDAAARALFVRPTQAAARLAAFLDREVVDTYVRAGAAVPRLLGTIVRKSQTGNVQTYLTVLFAGALVLAVAAVLVTAAGA
- a CDS encoding NADH-quinone oxidoreductase subunit N → MTAPAMAALAQPALAAQAQPVDWLAIAPPTLTAVLALVVLVADLFLPEHRRPLLGVITLGGLAAALLSLLPLVGEDRATFCVAAEAGGACSYTADGFTLVVQFLVLGGALLTALLSLATVRDDRLPAGEYWFLLLASAAGAALLPASRDLATLVIALEVASLPAFALVGLRRGERRSAEAALKFFLSSVAATAVTLLGVSFVYATTGTLHLTEIAARLPGADPRLHTLAQAGVVLTLVGFAFKAAAAPFHFWVPDTYTGAPVPVAGHLSVVGKTAGLTGIVLVTTRAFPSHGDVWGPLLAVLAAVTMTAGNVAALRQRPGRRHSAVRLLAWSSVGQAGYLLVPLAAAAYTGSPDEAVGATLAYALMYAAVNLGAFAVVAVVTRSRPAGRLTDHRALYATHPAHALALGFFLLCLAGLPPGVIGLFAKVAVFSAAVDAGLGWLAVVMAANVVVALVYYLRWTALLFRPAADGAALPRAVPRTLTATVALAALIGVALSGAPQLILRFTATSLF